A region from the Sandaracinus amylolyticus genome encodes:
- a CDS encoding MopE-related protein, giving the protein MGRALRTSIAIALVGMTLPACSVLFDGSDYTGGGGQADAGGSDAAAADAQAPDDAAPRPCETNDECDDGEWCDDGECDACDEDGDGYQIAECSPETPIDCDDDDADIHPGATPICANGVDEACASTAPVNLQLNTEVDELGFIEARPIQGPTQRPHRLSVRAFGGESPRALVLWQIDDGRGTMLVSQPTIGDETLTSQALHELVEQPLPPGANTIVYDHQVSDVTQTSFVGTLFTDGEGALHARGAVFAVDGEVDGAPDEVIVPDPTQFPSFRIESQPALVHPAEDPNATSYDVAVIGSWLEAGTRRRGLVRIEPGSGTITRISPDAGEDRWSHSDGRAAVFSGYADGIVVWNGASEGEPNATRIVPRDAPLTGEPAVHVLRGPTAGQVAYTVLVPEASQLEIMRGLCAPGAVLAGCAFDTAQTYAMPWGDGRVTMSSLRFSETAFGLLWGDPGVGATSLRFASVETEPLAEEITPIEIPAPGVGNIIETAAHFVFQPLGATGAVITIVYAYVRGDGTMGRVHVGAARACLGNGGV; this is encoded by the coding sequence ATGGGCCGCGCGCTGAGGACCTCCATCGCGATCGCGCTCGTGGGCATGACGCTGCCCGCGTGCTCGGTGCTCTTCGACGGCTCGGACTACACGGGCGGGGGCGGGCAGGCGGACGCCGGCGGCAGCGACGCCGCCGCCGCGGACGCGCAAGCACCGGACGACGCGGCGCCGAGGCCCTGCGAGACCAACGACGAGTGCGACGACGGCGAGTGGTGCGACGACGGCGAGTGCGACGCGTGCGACGAGGACGGCGACGGCTATCAGATCGCCGAGTGCTCGCCCGAGACGCCGATCGACTGCGACGACGACGACGCCGACATCCACCCGGGCGCCACGCCGATCTGCGCGAACGGCGTCGACGAGGCGTGCGCCTCGACCGCGCCGGTGAACCTCCAGCTCAACACCGAGGTCGACGAGCTCGGCTTCATCGAGGCGCGGCCGATCCAGGGCCCGACGCAGCGCCCGCACCGCCTGAGCGTGCGCGCGTTCGGTGGTGAGAGCCCGCGCGCGCTCGTGCTCTGGCAGATCGACGACGGCCGCGGGACCATGCTGGTGTCGCAGCCGACGATCGGCGACGAGACGCTCACGTCGCAGGCGCTGCACGAGCTCGTCGAGCAGCCGCTGCCGCCGGGCGCGAACACGATCGTCTACGACCATCAGGTCAGCGACGTGACGCAGACGAGCTTCGTCGGGACGCTCTTCACCGACGGCGAGGGCGCGCTCCACGCGCGCGGCGCCGTGTTCGCGGTCGACGGCGAGGTGGACGGCGCGCCGGACGAGGTGATCGTGCCGGATCCGACGCAGTTCCCCTCGTTCCGCATCGAGAGCCAGCCTGCGCTCGTGCATCCCGCCGAGGATCCGAACGCGACCAGCTACGACGTCGCGGTGATCGGCTCGTGGCTCGAGGCAGGCACGCGCCGGCGCGGGCTCGTCCGCATCGAGCCCGGCTCGGGGACGATCACGCGCATCTCGCCGGACGCGGGCGAGGATCGCTGGTCGCACTCCGACGGGCGCGCCGCGGTGTTCTCCGGCTATGCCGACGGCATCGTGGTGTGGAACGGCGCGTCGGAAGGCGAGCCGAACGCGACGCGCATCGTTCCGCGCGATGCGCCGCTCACCGGCGAGCCCGCGGTGCACGTGCTGCGCGGCCCGACCGCAGGGCAGGTCGCGTACACCGTGCTGGTGCCCGAGGCGAGCCAGCTCGAGATCATGCGCGGGCTCTGTGCGCCCGGCGCGGTGCTCGCGGGCTGCGCGTTCGACACCGCGCAGACGTACGCGATGCCGTGGGGCGACGGGCGCGTGACCATGAGCTCGCTGCGCTTCAGCGAGACCGCGTTCGGCCTGCTCTGGGGCGATCCCGGCGTGGGCGCGACGTCGCTGCGCTTCGCGAGCGTGGAGACCGAGCCGCTCGCCGAGGAGATCACGCCGATCGAGATCCCGGCGCCGGGCGTGGGCAACATCATCGAGACCGCCGCGCACTTCGTGTTCCAGCCGCTCGGCGCGACGGGGGCGGTGATCACGATCGTCTACGCCTACGTGCGCGGCGACGGCACGATGGGCCGCGTGCACGTCGGCGCGGCGCGGGCGTGCCTCGGCAACGGCGGCGTCTGA
- the leuS gene encoding leucine--tRNA ligase translates to MSRDERYTPAEIEPKWQAFWEKDRTFATDEDPNKPKAYVLDMFPYPSGAGLHVGHPEGYTATDIVARYLRAKGTAVLHPMGWDAFGLPAEQHAINTGTHPAETTQKNIATFKRQLKSLGFSYDWDREVDTTDPEYVKWTQWIFLELFDRGLAYQAELPVNWCPALGTVLANEEVKDGRSERGGHPVFRVPLRQWMLKITAYADRLLEDLADVTWPEGTRVMQVEWIGRSEGAEVDFAIDGHPGKKVEIFTTRPDTLFGATFMVLAPEHPLVAEITTREHTVQVQQYVERAKRRSERDRRENKEKTGVATGAYAINPVNGRTIPIWIADYVLWGYGTGAIMAVPGHDERDFEFAKKLGLPIARVVHEAGSDPNAPLETAFVGEGLACHSGAYDGLSTNDFKKRITADLEQRGAGKKRVEYKLRDWIFSRQRYWGEPFPIYFPVECDGDPRALPSENVKIDFSKPIAVSREELPVRLPDLEDFKPGDDPAGPLARAKDWRFFQKDGQWYARETNTMPQWAGSCWYYLRFIDPKNRERIFDPEKVKRWLPVDLYVGGAEHAVLHLLYARFWHKVLFDAGLVPVAEPFAKLVHQGMILGEIEYTTYVAADGVYVSRENVVEKADPVGGTEHLDERNGGGVQPVRVKEEEIEKRGGEFVLKAHPNVAVDARAHKMSKSRGNVINPDHIVQQFGADSLRLYEMFMGPLEATKPWSTSSIAGVKRFLDRVWTVSTRTLDEAPPSDALERTLHKTIRKVGEDIEGLRFNTAISTLMQLTNELFAIEQPPKRAIEVLVQLLHPLAPHIAEELWQRVGHAQSVQRAPWPQFDPAKCVDAEIEVPVQVNGKVRGRVKVAADASADVVVAAAKADEAVAKWLEGKQLVKEQYVPGRILTIVVK, encoded by the coding sequence ATGTCGCGCGACGAACGTTACACGCCCGCCGAGATCGAGCCGAAGTGGCAGGCCTTCTGGGAGAAGGACCGCACCTTCGCGACCGACGAAGATCCCAACAAGCCCAAGGCGTACGTCCTCGACATGTTCCCGTACCCGTCGGGAGCGGGCCTGCACGTCGGACACCCGGAGGGCTACACCGCGACGGACATCGTCGCGCGCTACCTCCGCGCGAAGGGCACGGCGGTGCTGCACCCGATGGGCTGGGACGCGTTCGGTCTGCCCGCGGAGCAGCACGCGATCAACACCGGCACGCACCCCGCCGAGACGACGCAGAAGAACATCGCGACGTTCAAGCGTCAGCTGAAGTCGCTGGGCTTCTCGTACGACTGGGATCGCGAGGTCGACACGACCGATCCCGAGTACGTGAAGTGGACGCAGTGGATCTTCCTCGAGCTGTTCGATCGCGGGCTCGCGTACCAGGCCGAGCTGCCGGTGAACTGGTGCCCCGCGCTCGGCACCGTGCTCGCGAACGAAGAGGTGAAGGACGGCCGCAGCGAGCGCGGCGGTCACCCGGTGTTCCGCGTCCCGCTGCGCCAGTGGATGCTGAAGATCACGGCGTACGCCGATCGACTGCTCGAGGATCTCGCGGACGTCACGTGGCCCGAGGGCACGCGCGTGATGCAGGTCGAGTGGATCGGCCGCAGCGAGGGCGCCGAGGTCGACTTCGCGATCGACGGGCACCCGGGCAAGAAGGTCGAGATCTTCACGACGCGGCCGGACACGCTGTTCGGCGCGACGTTCATGGTGCTCGCGCCCGAGCACCCGCTGGTCGCGGAGATCACGACGCGCGAGCACACCGTCCAGGTGCAGCAGTACGTCGAGCGCGCGAAGCGGCGCAGCGAGCGCGATCGCCGCGAGAACAAGGAGAAGACGGGCGTCGCGACCGGCGCGTACGCGATCAACCCGGTGAACGGGCGGACGATCCCGATCTGGATCGCCGACTACGTGCTCTGGGGCTACGGCACGGGCGCGATCATGGCGGTGCCGGGCCACGACGAGCGCGACTTCGAGTTCGCGAAGAAGCTCGGTCTGCCGATCGCGCGCGTGGTGCACGAGGCGGGCAGCGATCCGAACGCGCCGCTCGAGACGGCGTTCGTCGGCGAGGGCCTCGCGTGCCACTCGGGCGCGTACGATGGTTTGAGCACCAACGATTTCAAGAAGCGCATCACCGCGGATCTCGAGCAGCGCGGCGCCGGCAAGAAGCGCGTCGAGTACAAGCTGCGCGACTGGATCTTCTCGCGTCAGCGCTATTGGGGCGAGCCGTTCCCGATCTACTTCCCGGTCGAGTGCGACGGCGATCCGCGCGCGCTGCCGAGCGAGAATGTGAAGATCGACTTCTCGAAGCCGATCGCGGTGTCGCGCGAGGAGCTGCCGGTGCGCCTGCCGGACCTCGAGGACTTCAAGCCGGGCGACGATCCCGCGGGGCCGCTCGCGCGCGCGAAGGACTGGCGCTTCTTCCAGAAGGACGGCCAGTGGTACGCGCGCGAGACCAACACGATGCCGCAGTGGGCGGGCTCGTGCTGGTACTACCTGCGCTTCATCGATCCGAAGAACCGCGAGCGCATCTTCGACCCCGAGAAGGTGAAGCGCTGGCTGCCGGTCGACCTGTACGTCGGTGGCGCGGAGCACGCGGTGCTGCACCTGCTGTACGCGCGCTTCTGGCACAAGGTGCTGTTCGACGCGGGGCTGGTCCCCGTGGCCGAGCCGTTCGCGAAGCTCGTGCACCAGGGCATGATCCTCGGTGAGATCGAGTACACGACCTACGTCGCGGCGGACGGCGTGTACGTGAGCCGCGAGAACGTCGTCGAGAAGGCCGATCCCGTCGGCGGCACCGAGCATCTCGACGAGCGCAACGGGGGCGGCGTGCAGCCCGTGCGCGTGAAGGAAGAAGAGATCGAGAAGCGCGGCGGCGAGTTCGTGCTCAAGGCGCACCCGAACGTCGCGGTCGACGCGCGGGCGCACAAGATGAGCAAGTCGCGCGGCAACGTGATCAACCCCGATCACATCGTGCAGCAGTTCGGTGCGGACTCGCTGCGCCTCTACGAGATGTTCATGGGCCCGCTCGAGGCGACCAAGCCGTGGTCCACGAGCAGCATCGCGGGCGTGAAGCGCTTCCTCGATCGCGTGTGGACCGTGTCCACGCGCACGCTCGACGAGGCGCCGCCGAGCGACGCGCTCGAGCGCACGCTCCACAAGACGATCCGCAAGGTCGGCGAGGACATCGAAGGGCTGCGGTTCAACACCGCGATCAGCACGCTGATGCAGCTCACCAACGAGCTCTTCGCGATCGAGCAGCCGCCGAAGCGCGCGATCGAGGTGCTCGTGCAGCTGCTGCACCCGCTCGCGCCGCACATCGCGGAGGAGCTGTGGCAGCGCGTCGGTCACGCGCAGAGCGTGCAGCGCGCGCCGTGGCCGCAGTTCGATCCTGCGAAGTGCGTCGATGCGGAGATCGAAGTGCCCGTGCAGGTGAACGGGAAGGTGCGCGGCCGCGTGAAGGTCGCGGCCGACGCGAGCGCCGACGTCGTGGTCGCGGCGGCGAAGGCCGACGAGGCCGTCGCGAAGTGGCTCGAGGGCAAGCAGCTCGTGAAGGAGCAGTACGTCCCGGGACGCATCCTCACGATCGTCGTGAAGTAG
- the otsB gene encoding trehalose-phosphatase: MDARGPKLLETIARAPHVALILDLDGTLIPFAATPAQATVDAPTHELVSGLARTPGVTVAVVSGRKREELEARLGDVPGVLLAAEHGAWRRDESGWAQLELHGADPAPIERALRALARPRAGALVERKTWSVTLHFRRVAESEREALIVEASDAIETWAREHPEYELLEGDQVLEVRHRGAHKGSAVEWVRGHVPPGSCFVALGDDRTDEDTFAALRDEDVPILVGDADRPTRAKARLDDPRAVRSFLRTLLRARQEVDPSGELAIPRPLPRTAPDARASFLVISNRLPDAPSAAAGESERARNVGGLVSGLAPALAARGGVWLGWSGGRRPGALELAVDASSTPARASFDFHPEWHTRFYNGFANRSLWPIFHGFPGRARYDESEWRAYVEVNDVFAEMATRLVAPGGTVWAHDYHLLLVAASMRARGHSGPLGLFLHIPFPALDLFETIPWSRALLDGMLAFDLVGFHTRRYAQSFVRCAEELARATATSSGVRVDGREVRVGVFPLGIDAAPFEEIDAATEGEIAELQAALRGRRLVLGVDRLDYTKGIVERLDAFGRMLELHPEWRGRVSMLQVAVPSRADVPEYAEQRRAIETLVGRINGEHGEAHWMPVRYVYRSYGRGQLAALYRAADVGYVTPLRDGMNLVAKEYVAAQHPTSPGVLLLSRFAGAADELEGAILTNPHDRDGMARDLVRALEMPAEERIARHAPMLERVRRSTPEVWADAFLHELERR, from the coding sequence ATGGACGCACGAGGCCCCAAGCTGCTGGAGACCATCGCGCGCGCGCCGCACGTCGCGCTGATCCTCGATCTCGACGGCACGCTGATCCCGTTCGCGGCGACACCGGCTCAGGCGACCGTCGACGCGCCCACGCACGAGCTGGTCTCCGGGCTCGCGCGGACACCGGGCGTCACCGTCGCGGTGGTGAGCGGGCGCAAGCGCGAGGAGCTCGAGGCGCGGCTCGGCGACGTGCCCGGCGTGCTCCTCGCGGCCGAGCACGGCGCGTGGCGGCGCGACGAGAGCGGGTGGGCGCAGCTCGAGCTCCACGGCGCGGATCCGGCGCCGATCGAGCGCGCGCTCCGCGCGCTGGCGCGACCTCGCGCGGGCGCGCTCGTCGAGCGGAAGACGTGGTCGGTCACGCTGCACTTCCGGCGTGTGGCCGAGAGCGAGCGCGAGGCGCTGATCGTCGAGGCGTCGGACGCGATCGAGACCTGGGCGCGCGAGCACCCGGAGTACGAGCTGCTCGAGGGCGATCAGGTGCTCGAGGTACGGCACCGCGGCGCGCACAAGGGCAGCGCGGTCGAGTGGGTGCGCGGGCACGTCCCCCCGGGATCGTGCTTCGTCGCGCTCGGGGACGATCGCACCGACGAGGACACGTTCGCGGCGTTGCGCGACGAGGACGTGCCGATCCTCGTGGGCGACGCCGATCGTCCGACACGCGCGAAGGCGAGGCTCGACGATCCGCGCGCGGTGCGCTCGTTCCTGCGTACGCTGCTGCGCGCCCGGCAGGAGGTCGATCCCAGCGGCGAGCTCGCGATCCCGCGGCCGCTCCCGCGCACCGCGCCCGACGCGCGCGCGTCGTTCCTGGTGATCTCGAACCGGCTGCCCGACGCGCCCAGCGCCGCTGCGGGCGAGAGCGAGCGCGCGCGCAACGTCGGCGGCCTCGTGTCGGGGCTCGCGCCCGCGCTCGCGGCGCGCGGCGGTGTGTGGCTCGGGTGGAGCGGCGGGCGGCGTCCCGGCGCGCTCGAGCTCGCCGTCGATGCGTCGTCGACGCCGGCGCGCGCGTCGTTCGACTTCCATCCCGAGTGGCACACCCGCTTCTACAACGGGTTCGCGAACCGCAGCCTCTGGCCGATCTTCCACGGCTTCCCGGGGCGCGCGCGCTACGACGAGAGCGAGTGGCGCGCGTACGTCGAGGTGAACGACGTGTTCGCCGAGATGGCGACGCGGCTCGTCGCGCCGGGCGGCACGGTGTGGGCGCACGACTATCACCTGCTGCTCGTCGCGGCCTCGATGCGCGCGCGCGGGCACTCGGGGCCGCTCGGGCTCTTCCTCCACATCCCGTTCCCGGCGCTCGATCTCTTCGAGACGATCCCGTGGTCGCGCGCGCTGCTCGACGGGATGCTCGCGTTCGATCTCGTCGGGTTCCACACGCGGCGCTACGCGCAGAGCTTCGTGCGATGCGCGGAGGAGCTCGCGCGCGCGACCGCGACGTCGTCGGGCGTGCGCGTCGACGGGCGCGAGGTGCGCGTCGGCGTGTTCCCGCTGGGGATCGACGCCGCGCCGTTCGAGGAGATCGACGCCGCGACCGAGGGCGAGATCGCGGAGCTGCAGGCCGCGCTGCGCGGCCGCAGGCTCGTGCTCGGGGTCGATCGCCTCGACTACACGAAGGGCATCGTCGAGCGGCTCGATGCGTTCGGGCGGATGCTCGAGCTGCATCCCGAGTGGCGAGGTCGCGTCTCGATGCTGCAGGTCGCAGTGCCTTCGCGCGCCGACGTGCCGGAGTACGCGGAGCAGCGGCGCGCCATCGAGACGCTCGTCGGCCGCATCAACGGCGAGCACGGCGAGGCGCACTGGATGCCGGTGCGGTACGTGTATCGCTCGTACGGGCGCGGACAGCTCGCGGCGCTCTATCGCGCGGCAGACGTCGGGTACGTCACGCCGCTGCGCGATGGGATGAACCTCGTCGCGAAGGAGTACGTCGCGGCGCAGCATCCGACGAGCCCGGGCGTGCTGTTGCTGTCGAGGTTCGCGGGTGCGGCCGACGAGCTCGAGGGCGCGATCCTGACGAACCCGCACGACCGCGACGGGATGGCGCGCGATCTCGTGCGCGCGCTGGAGATGCCCGCGGAGGAACGGATCGCGCGGCACGCGCCGATGCTCGAGCGAGTGCGCCGGAGCACGCCCGAAGTGTGGGCCGACGCGTTCCTGCACGAGCTCGAGCGGCGCTGA
- a CDS encoding TonB-dependent receptor codes for MPCVVVRAQPDAPPASDSASDSESASDSDPPPVFHARAVASPAPPLVTDLPLAPFRIVPRRTAESFLTLVPGLFLLNHAGAYHASTVLLRGFDAGEGRDLAVLVHGVPINEPSNAHGHGYADTHFVIPELVESLRVTEGPFAPEQSDFALAGSVEHRLGVRARGLRVQGELGSFDTRRLLLSWAPVGAERGTFAAVDLRDARGFGRHRASTSLALNAGYEHVVSSDVRIALLGFAHFADFDSAGVLRADDVAARTLPCAPSDRAQRLCAYDDAQGGTSSRAMLVATLSWTRPGTRLEQTIWGGWRRLRMRENFTGFLLDPRGDLVDQQYETGQAGLRGSYRATTRALDDRPQHLELGWIARHDAGTTRALRLRASDGAPYRADFDDAIAITHVGAHVAAELDFADWIALRAALRADGFAYTTTDHTEPERDREGERLPFRTTDALGISLQPRGTLRVRFAPWLEWQSSAGVGARSSDAVALSDGERAPFARAIAIESALALGLAEQGAWALDARLAAFHTHVDRELVFDPERARNVDAGASSRLGALASARLRVARWLDVLASGAWTEAFLLAERAEWQDFTSDERLPYVPRWTLRLDVATHHAITIAGETITIGGGLGIGALGERPLPLGRVAPAFALVDVGIVVRWRIVEVGAQITNLFDAGWDQNVFFYPSSFDAGATPSRLPELHAAAGAPRAALITLALLIDESDPLRGIAEEIP; via the coding sequence ATGCCGTGCGTCGTCGTGCGCGCGCAACCGGACGCGCCGCCGGCCTCGGACTCCGCCTCGGACTCGGAGTCGGCCTCGGACTCGGATCCCCCGCCCGTCTTCCACGCGCGCGCAGTCGCGTCCCCTGCACCACCGCTCGTCACCGATCTCCCGCTCGCGCCGTTCCGCATCGTCCCGCGTCGCACGGCCGAGTCGTTCCTCACGCTCGTGCCCGGCCTCTTCCTCCTCAACCACGCGGGCGCGTACCACGCGTCGACCGTGTTGCTCCGCGGCTTCGACGCCGGGGAAGGGCGCGATCTCGCGGTGCTCGTCCATGGCGTGCCCATCAACGAGCCGTCGAACGCGCACGGCCACGGCTACGCCGACACGCACTTCGTGATCCCCGAGCTCGTCGAGTCGCTGCGCGTCACCGAAGGCCCGTTCGCGCCCGAGCAGTCCGACTTCGCGCTCGCCGGCAGCGTCGAGCACCGGCTCGGCGTGCGCGCTCGCGGCCTGCGCGTGCAGGGCGAGCTCGGCTCGTTCGACACGCGCCGTCTCTTGCTCTCGTGGGCGCCCGTCGGCGCGGAGCGCGGGACGTTCGCCGCCGTCGATCTCCGCGACGCGCGCGGGTTCGGTCGCCATCGCGCGTCCACGTCGCTCGCGCTCAACGCGGGCTACGAGCACGTCGTCTCGTCCGACGTCCGCATCGCGCTGCTCGGCTTCGCGCACTTCGCCGACTTCGACTCCGCCGGCGTGCTCCGCGCCGACGACGTGGCCGCGCGCACGCTGCCGTGTGCACCGAGCGATCGCGCCCAGCGCCTCTGCGCGTACGACGACGCCCAGGGCGGCACGTCGTCGCGCGCGATGCTGGTCGCGACACTGTCGTGGACGCGCCCGGGCACGCGCCTCGAGCAGACGATCTGGGGCGGCTGGCGCCGCCTCCGCATGCGCGAGAATTTCACGGGTTTCCTCCTCGATCCGCGCGGCGACCTCGTCGATCAGCAGTACGAGACCGGACAGGCGGGCCTGCGCGGCAGCTATCGCGCGACGACGCGCGCGCTCGACGATCGTCCGCAGCACCTCGAGCTCGGGTGGATCGCGCGCCACGACGCGGGAACCACGCGCGCGCTGCGCCTCCGCGCGTCCGACGGCGCGCCCTACCGCGCCGACTTCGACGATGCGATCGCGATCACCCACGTCGGTGCGCACGTCGCGGCCGAGCTCGACTTCGCCGACTGGATCGCGCTCCGCGCCGCGCTGCGCGCCGATGGATTCGCGTACACCACGACCGATCACACCGAGCCCGAGCGCGATCGCGAGGGAGAGCGCCTGCCGTTCCGCACCACCGACGCGCTCGGCATCTCGCTGCAGCCGCGAGGCACGCTACGCGTTCGCTTCGCGCCGTGGCTCGAGTGGCAGAGCAGCGCCGGCGTCGGCGCGCGCTCGTCCGATGCCGTCGCGCTCTCGGACGGAGAGCGGGCGCCGTTCGCGCGCGCGATCGCGATCGAGAGCGCGCTCGCGCTGGGCCTCGCCGAGCAGGGCGCGTGGGCGCTCGATGCGCGCCTCGCCGCGTTCCACACCCACGTCGATCGCGAGCTCGTCTTCGACCCCGAGCGCGCGCGCAACGTCGACGCCGGTGCGTCGAGCCGCCTCGGCGCGCTCGCCTCGGCGCGCCTGCGCGTCGCGCGCTGGCTCGACGTGCTCGCGAGCGGCGCGTGGACCGAGGCGTTCCTCCTCGCGGAGCGCGCGGAGTGGCAGGACTTCACGAGCGACGAGCGCCTGCCGTACGTGCCGCGCTGGACGCTGCGTCTCGACGTCGCGACGCACCACGCGATCACGATCGCGGGCGAGACGATCACGATCGGCGGAGGCCTCGGCATCGGCGCGCTCGGCGAGCGCCCGCTCCCGCTCGGTCGCGTGGCGCCGGCGTTCGCGCTCGTCGACGTCGGGATCGTGGTGCGATGGCGGATCGTCGAGGTCGGCGCGCAGATCACGAACCTCTTCGACGCGGGCTGGGACCAGAACGTCTTCTTCTACCCGTCGAGCTTCGACGCGGGCGCGACGCCCTCGCGCCTGCCCGAGCTCCACGCCGCCGCGGGCGCGCCACGCGCCGCGCTGATCACGCTCGCGCTCCTGATCGACGAGAGCGATCCCCTGCGCGGGATCGCGGAGGAGATCCCATGA
- a CDS encoding type II toxin-antitoxin system PemK/MazF family toxin gives MRIDRGDVFWVAPDDANGYPHPHVVVQDDVLNHSRITTVVVCALTTNLHRASEPGNVLLEPGEASLPKQSVVVVSQISSVEKSRLGARIGALSQARVDQILAGLRFQQLSFFER, from the coding sequence ATGCGCATCGACCGCGGTGACGTGTTCTGGGTCGCGCCCGACGACGCGAATGGGTACCCGCACCCGCACGTCGTGGTGCAGGACGACGTGCTCAATCACTCGCGCATCACGACGGTCGTGGTGTGCGCGCTGACGACGAACCTGCACCGCGCGAGCGAGCCGGGGAACGTGCTGCTCGAGCCGGGTGAGGCGAGCCTGCCGAAGCAGAGCGTGGTCGTCGTCTCGCAGATCTCGTCGGTCGAGAAGAGCCGCTTGGGCGCGCGGATCGGAGCGCTCTCGCAAGCCCGCGTGGATCAGATCCTCGCGGGCCTGCGGTTCCAGCAGCTGTCGTTCTTCGAGCGCTGA
- a CDS encoding tetratricopeptide repeat protein, translated as MLRATNTWVAAMVCACAVACIAAGAEAQDDQRARLHFESGASYYEAGEYEDALREFQRAYDLSHRPQLFYNLSLCYQNLGDLPQAASYLERYLAEVAEIENRANLEIRLRNLRERIAREQAGEPEPEPSPETTETAEPTTTTTTAVETTSTTTTTEPIAPVPPREAPLNVPAIAGFSVAAAGLLTAVIFGPLTIAEDSSLSNGCGATRSCTDGDLSTMRAFAAVTDVGLGVALAGAAVGVIFLIVGPGEADTSERAAIDVVPMASREGAGIVIGGSF; from the coding sequence TTGCTTCGAGCGACGAACACATGGGTCGCGGCGATGGTGTGCGCGTGCGCCGTCGCGTGCATCGCGGCGGGTGCCGAGGCGCAGGACGATCAGCGCGCGAGGCTCCACTTCGAGTCGGGCGCGTCGTACTACGAGGCCGGCGAGTACGAGGACGCGCTGCGCGAGTTCCAGCGCGCGTACGACCTGAGCCACCGTCCGCAGCTCTTCTACAACCTCTCGCTCTGCTACCAGAACCTCGGCGATCTCCCGCAGGCCGCGAGCTACCTCGAGCGCTATCTCGCCGAGGTCGCGGAGATCGAGAACCGCGCGAACCTCGAGATCCGACTGCGCAACCTCCGCGAGCGCATCGCGCGCGAGCAGGCGGGCGAGCCCGAGCCGGAGCCGTCGCCCGAGACCACCGAGACCGCGGAGCCGACGACGACCACCACGACCGCCGTGGAGACGACGAGCACGACGACCACGACGGAGCCGATCGCGCCCGTGCCGCCGCGCGAAGCACCGCTCAACGTGCCCGCGATCGCCGGCTTCTCGGTCGCGGCCGCAGGGCTCCTCACCGCGGTGATCTTCGGCCCGCTCACGATCGCCGAGGACTCGTCGCTCTCGAACGGATGCGGCGCGACGCGCTCCTGCACGGACGGCGATCTGTCGACGATGCGCGCGTTCGCGGCGGTGACCGACGTCGGGCTCGGCGTCGCGCTCGCGGGCGCGGCCGTCGGCGTGATCTTCCTGATCGTCGGCCCGGGCGAGGCCGACACGAGCGAGCGCGCGGCGATCGACGTCGTGCCGATGGCATCGCGCGAGGGCGCGGGGATCGTGATCGGAGGGAGCTTCTGA